The Lactuca sativa cultivar Salinas chromosome 2, Lsat_Salinas_v11, whole genome shotgun sequence genome includes the window TGTAGAGTGTTGTAGGATGGAAGGAACGAACAACACACATCTAAATCAATTAATTGAATAGGCAAGGCATGAAGTTTCCATGGTGGAAATAATATCTAGGATTCTCTTTTAGAATCTCATTTCATGTAGAGTAATTATTAATTTCAAAGTCAAGAAATGAGTGTGCACGGatatttttaaagtaattttTATGGAAATATAAAAATATGGTGCAAACTAAGGTTGAGGTGTTAGTGGTACATGATCAAGGGAAACCATGTGGCATTGTTTTATATGTAGTTCATGAGGATGTGAAGAAACGTTCCAAGAGTAGGGATATCAACGGGGACAAATAGGATGGGGAGTGTATTTCCCGCCCCCGTCCCTGAAATTTTCTTTTTCTCCATTCCCGCCCCTGCCTCCAAAATATTCAACATTCCTACCCCGCCCCTGCCCCCAAATCCCCTTTATTACCCCCGTTCCGATTGATTTTCTGCTGCCTTTTTGTTTTTTTgctaaaagaagttgttatttgtgctaaaaaaactattttttaggtaacatataattatttatagtagaattttatatgttaaaaataaaaatatatgacatcttaaaaacattatactaattaacaatttaaaaacatgtttttttgatgaattttggaagctcaaaatcatgttatagttaattatatttatataattaatatatgtaaatattagTGTAATTTATTAACAGGGTCCTCATGGGGTTTCAGGACGGGATTACATACCCCCACCCCCACTCTCGAAATTAAAACGGGGTCCCACGgaactttttgacatccctagagTGACGTATGATGGAGAGAGTACGGGAGGAGGGTAGaatcttaaaaaaaattaacaacaatagtaattataataataatagttgtgaaGCTAAATTAGCCATTTATATTGGATTAATGGATTAAAACAAAATATATGTAATTCTGAGACCAAAAAACTGAAAATAATAGGTTTTGGCAAGAGGaataaagtttaattaatatttcaaTATTATGCACAAAACTATAAACGAACATTGGAATTCAAAATATATTTTCACATACATTATATaacattttgtaatattatttatttataaaatagatTAAATGGACAAATAAATTTTCGACTTATAATGTATTTTTGAGCCAATCTAGTGTGAATTAGTCATTTTTGAACCGTATAATAGTTAGTTTgagtaaaaaaaattaacttgCTTACAAACTATTGTAATTTCGATCTATTCTATTGAGAGTTATTATAAGATTTGTAAATCATGTTTAAATTTATCAAACCTTTTAAATGGTTTAGCCATGTTGGGTTCCGAGCAAACAAACACTATTACAAAAAAGCTTATAGGGCccaattaaatcaattaagagACCCGGTTTCGAACTAGGTCCTAAAGTCGGTGAGACCTATTTGAAAAAAGAAATACAACCCGGTTTTAAAACCGGCTCCTATGATCCTATCTGACATAAAAGAACCCGGTTATTCATAAAACCGGGACATATAAGAGGAATATAACGGCTAATGTTTGATCATATATGAAGATTAGGACACGGTTCAACCATACAAAACCGGGTCATATATGGCTAAAAGAGCCCGGTTCTAATTGTCAAATCGGGTCATATAATGATTAAATATGGACCGGTTCCATTCAAATAATCGGGTCTTTTTCATTCTTGCAAAAACCAACTATAATCACAGTACCAAAAAGCAATggttataaaaattaaattgatgacaattttattcaaataaccatAATATAATGAAAACAATTGATAAAAAGCACAAACTGATACTTGCATCCAAAGAACAcattcaaaacaaaacaaaaattgttcattgatgaacaaattatattaatataaacatGCTAAATAACTGATCATTATAGTCATCAACAAAAACATACTTAAGTGCTGCTAAAAACTCCTTGATTTGGTCATTACATAAAACTTacataaataaattcaaaaaagAAATTGTTTTCCCATGGAGAGGTATTGTCCAATAATCAAGTGTTGCAGCTATCCTTCAACCTCATTTAAAAACAAAACACAACAGCTATCCTTGATCCTCACTGAAAAACAAAACacaacaaataattagttttttgtCTAGCATTTTAAAAGAGTTGACTTTAGCAAACAATCATTAAActaaaagtaggatgttataaaaATTAACAACTAACCTTATATACACTTTTAGacaacaacaacatcattcaTAAAATTTTTCAGAAATTCTCTGGCCAATGTAGCAACAGTTGTAACCAACGCCTTTTCCTCAAATGCAGTTTTGTCATTCCAAAGGGTACCAAACTAtttgaaaataaaattaaaactactAAATAACAAGACAATTTGTTTCTTGCTTTAGAAGAAATGATTTTTGTAAGAAGTACTTACTCTACTCTGAAATCCATGTTGTCTGTTCAACACAAAATCAAAGATCCAATTCATTACATAATGCCCACTCAGCTCACATTCCAATACACCGACTTGGTTGCACTAAAATTGTGATAGAAGGTAAACATAAATCACAAACGAAACTACATCTAACTAGTGGATAAGTAATAAGATAAATTACCTCAGTGAGCTTCCATACAATTGGAATTGATGTGTTCTTTTCATACGTCTCAAAAGCCCTAAAAATAAACAAGCAGCAGAGTTGTATTCAAACTTATAGAAAGAATGTTATTTTTATGTCATATTAAGAAATTTCTTACTTTTCCAAAAGTTTGAGTAGGTAGTAGTTGTCAACGGGATTTTTCATAGGCTTCATCAGAGAATCCAAAATGTATACAATATGATTTCAACCACCTACCTGAACAGATTACAAAAACAATTCAACATGATATCACAATGCTTactttgttgtttgattgataTCTATATGTAGTCAGGTTAGTAACTGTATGGCTATGTAACTAACCCATGAGCTACATTATAACAAATTCGTTTGATTGATATCTATTATGCTTTTTCTAGAGCCAACTAGAtgacatatttttttaaatactttAAAAACAGCATCAAATCAAATCAATATATACAACATAATCAACCATTTAATGTTGTATTCCTATAACACTATTATTTACCAAAACATAAACATATCTAGTATGTAAGACAAGAGAATAAAAGAACAGCATAAACTGGTACAGATGCTATATATAGTTATAATGTTTTGTTGGAGATGAGATACAATTCACAATCCTTACTTTGTCGTTTGATTGATACAAAAGGCCTATATCCTTATGATGATGAGGAATGGTTTTGAGTCTAAAAATGAAATATCTTATCCCATCATTGCAGGGGCAGAACATGAGACATGAGAATTAGAACTACAGGGGCCAAACAATGAAACATAGTAACCCGATGATGCCTTGCCTATGCAGTAATCtcataaaataaaagtttaaccCCACTTGGAAGAATCTATGTACTTAATAAAGTAAAGCAAAACCAAAAAGAGAAAAATAAACCTAACCCTCTGACCACACTGATAACATTATCAGGTACTACCCAATAAACCATGAGACTAAAGGGAAGTTTGGATGTGCTCCTAAGTGCTAGATGAATcggaatttaattttaattttctaGGGCCAAAACAATCAAATTCCTTTGAGCTAATTTTGTTTCAGGTGAATGAAAAATTATGTTAACGATAATTAACTTAATTTTTATAATCATTGTAGCAGGTACATATAACATCCTTTAAGCAAAACAGATTATCGAATTAAAAAGGAAGCGTGTGATTGATACAGCCTTATTAgagtttaattaaaagtttaattaattttataactatggttcccacgggttataaactagtgcaTGTAATAAACATGTGATGATTCAATTCTAAAAACATGTTGCTTATTCCATCAGGAGGTGTTCGTATCAGTAATTAAGTAACAAATTACCATTCAAATCAGTTTAATCTAAAGCAAAAAAATGATAAATTACCAATAAAAAGTAAACATAACCAACGAGGAAGATCATACAACTGATATCTATAATTTTTCATCAACAAAAACTTATTCAAATAGAATACAACTAACGTGACAAGAATTAACGATACTCTAGGAGACGGTGGGAAACATTAAACGATCAAGAAGTGTACTTAGGAGAAGAGAGATGTTGTGAAGAATTTTGTCTTGTTGTTTTGGGGAAGAGGACTAATTGAGATGTAGAGTCGTGTATACGAGTAATGTTGCCTTAGCAATGACTTGGCGACCTCCTGATATAAGGTAGGGGATAGGGAAAATCGAGGAAAAGATAAGGGTTTTAGGCACCAGATTATAGTTATAGTCAGAACGATGAGGAGGAATCGTCTGTTAAGGCATTCAAATCGCCGGTTGCTTGAGTCAGTGAAGAAGAACAAGAGGTGTAAGGAGTAACAACATGATTGGGTTTTTGATTTTACCAAAATTTGTGGCGGGTTATACAATTTCTATGGCAGGATATCCAAAAACTTTACCAAAACTTAAGTCAGACTAAATCTTAAAAAGTAAATGGGTGAATTTTTTTCTACGGTATATATTTCATTTCATTACCTCAAGTAGCTTAAAATTTTCAAGCCTAGTCCTTTATATTTGTACATAAGTTTCAATTAATACCTTTTGCTTATTGAACTTCTAATATATATCCTAATAAAAATAATGTATTAAATTGACAGAaaaacatgtatttttttttttaaaacccatcttttaTACGTACATGTCTCGAACCAGATTCGATTGGGAATCGGTCGGATGAGAACGAAGAACTGGAAACCGGTCCATTGAGTAAAAAACTTGGTTTGATCTGATGTCGGCACGATATAGTGTCGGTTCGACGGATCCAAATCTTCATtcctaatataaaataaatatgaaattcaGGTCGGTTAGCCGTAAACGAGTCAAAGTTCAATTTAGGACTATTTTGTATAAAATGGACGTTGAAAATATTAAGATTTCTTTTTTGAAACATCAATAAAAGTAGgtctggcaatcgtgtcgtgttcaaGTTGTCATGTCAAAATATACCAACCCGATCAGACCCAGTTGAAGGGTTTGGAATAAAGGTTTAAGATGATAGTGAGGTGGTAAATTTGTTGCAGCGGAGAAGAAGAGGAGGGTAATGAGTGATAACATGGTATAGGGTCTGATTCTACCTCAAATTTTGTGGTGGTATATAGAATTTTCATGCGGGTTAACTTAAAAAGTTTCAGCCAAAAccactttaattttatatattttggcataaatttatgttttttttaagggGCAAATGATACCTTACCAATTTAGAGTCCATGCTTTTTTTCAAATTATTGTGTATTATTTTGTTTGTAACTctaattattagtatattatgaatTTAAAAGGAAACTCTAACATAAAgatataaaatttatttattatgataCAAGAAGAAAAATATATTGACAACATATTTCATTTCAATCTTATAAATATTTTCTCAAAGATGCATTATCTATAAGAACTTTTAACTATAGTATAATTTTATAACTTACGACATGTTGAAGTTAATTAACGAATCTTGCAAAACTTAGGATATCCAACAGGTTGATGAATTTCATTTTGATGATCAGTGTAAGATTAAGGATGAGTTTTTTAACTAAAAAAACAAACCGGGCCGGATAATATTGTGAGTTTTCAAAATATAATTAGGTTATACTTAGattaatgcaattttacaatcatatTCATGTTTCTTATCGAATATCTTGTTTTATTTTCCAAAGTATGTGCCTGATCGATATGAGATTCAGTCCCTATGGTTAGAACCGATAGACCTTAATTCAAGAACAAGTAATCTCCAAAATAGTCTTTCACTAGCTTTATTAATTGTATAAAAATAAGAAACAATGGTGCACCATATTTTATAGTGACCTGCTaaacaccaccaccatcacccaccaccactaccacaactGCCACAACCACCACCAACATCGTGACTACTATCACTCACGACCACCACCAACACTGCCACCACTGCTACCACTGCCACCAGCCGCTACTACCACCACCAACACCATCACCACTGTCATCACCGCCACCAACCTCCACTGCTACCATCACCACAACGTGACAACCACCTGTAACGcctcgattctcaggtattgatttatgtatgaatctttttggtttttgggtctacttgacgagttggctgccctacttgtcgagtagTAGTGGGATGGTCCGCGTATTCTAAAGGCATGatatcactcttacgatatcttccgataggtaccATTCATTATCGTAAGACTTCTCATTTCCTCCAATCACTCACTGGGTGAGATTTCGGTTCATAGGTTTCTGGGCCAGATTTGGGTTTATGGGTCAGATTCCATAAATAAAACTGataattaaacatgaataaattcttGATGCAAACATATCCGAATTTTAGAaacttaagtcttaaacatccaaatgaaaattaaaaacattcatggaaacatgttcaaactaaaacattaatacaaacataaatagttaaaattcaaatgACACTAAAACATATTAAATAATGAGACCTCACCCAAATCCTCTTCATTTTGCCCCAGATGTGGGTTATGATATCCATATTCCTTCATTGTGATCTGACCGTAAGTAAGTGGTGTCATCGACATCATCATTTGAAGATGCAATGCCGATAATAAATGGGGGTAGTTCATCAAACTGGTCGTACTCTTCCTCGtccacaacatcatcaacaccaAGTATATGTCGTTTGCTATGCATAACGATGTGCTTTCCTGATTCCCTTGGGTCCTCAACATAGAATACTTGGGTAGCTTGTTTAGCTAGGATGAATGGTTCTGATACATATCCGTTTGTGGTAAGGTCAACAACTGTAAAACCATCATTGTCAACTTTAACACCTCGTTGGTTGTCAACGCATTTGCATTTTAACATAGGTATAATGATGGAATCATATTTCAATTCCCATATTTCCTGAATGACACCATAATATGATTCTTTGGCGATCCTCACCCTTGTATCATGACTATCTCCATATACTTCCGTTTAGGCTATTACTATTACACCGCTATTTTGAAGCGTACATTTTACATCTTGTTGATTAGTGTAAATTGTATAACCATTAATGTTGTATCCTTGGTACGTTGCAACAAGATCATCAGGACCATTCCTTAGATGTACTACAACTTGATCCACACTATCTCTCACTTTATCTTTTAACCATTGTGAGAACGTTTTGTTATGTTCGTTAACCAACCATCTATTGCTCCTACCACGATTTGAAAATTCCAGTGTTCTTTTGTGCTCATTTATATATGGAGCAATGATTGTCATATGTTGTAGGATTGTAAAATGTGCAAGTTGTAAGTCTTCTTGATTTGGAATGATCTTTTTCAATCTAATTGTCCCACTCCCTACAAGTCTACCCTTGTGTTGAGATTTTGGAATGCCAATACTATAAACACCTTGTAGATAGTCAGTACAATATTCAATTACCTCCTCTGTTGCGTATCCTTCAACAATACTACCCTCTTGTCGATGTCTATTCCTTACATACCCTTTTAAGATGCCCATATATCTCTCAAATGGATACATGTATCGTAAGAATACTGGCCCACAATACTTTATCTCTCTAACAATATGAGATGTTAGATAAACCATGACATCAAAAAATGAAGGTGGGAAATACATCTCGAGTTGGCATAATGTCAAGATAATATTACTTTCCCATGAATCTAATACCTCAGGATCAATAACTTTAGAATGAATCATGTTGAAAAACAAGCATAGCTTTGTGATTGTGTGTCGAATGCGGTCTGGTAGTATTCCACGAATTGCAATGGGAATCATATGTGCCATTAAAACATGACAATCATGGGACTTCATACCAAATAGTTTTAGTTCTTTCATTGACACTAACTTCTTAATGTTAGCAGAATAGCCTGATGAAACCTTTACACCATGTAAGCACTTACAAAATTTTGTTTTCTCATCCTTTGACATGGTATAACAAGCTACTGGCAGATACGTACGTTTTCTAGGATTCCTAATAGGAGCAAGCTCGGGGAGAATTCCCATTTCAACCATGTCTTCTCGAACATTAATTTCGTCTTTTGACTTTCCCTTGATGTTCAACAATAAGGCTATCAAACTTTCACAAACATTTTTTTCAATATGCATAACGTCAAGACAATGGCGAACCTACAAGTGCTTCCAGTATAATAACTCCCAAAATATAGATCTTTTCTTCCAACTAACTTTGGGAGGAGTTATACATGTACGTTTACGTTTATGTTTTCCTTTACCATTACCTTTGAATTTTCCGAATGTAACGTTTAGATTTTCAACACGAGAAAATACAGTCTCTCCTCGTAATGGTTTCCTTGCCGTCCTCTCCTCAGTTTTACCATTGAACACCATTTTTTTTCTTGCGATATGGGTGATTTTTTGGAAGATATCTTCGATGATCCATATAtacatttttctttcaatttGACAACCATAATGATTGTGTGTCATCTTCACAAATTGGGCATGCATTTGCTCCTTTTGTGCTGTATCCAGACAAATTCCCATATGCTGGAAAATCATTTATGGTGCAATAAATCAAGGCCCGAAGTTGGAAATTTTCACCATTATATGCATCATACACTTCAACACCTGGACTCCACAATTTTTTCATGTCCTCAATTAATGGAGCTAAATAAACATCGATATCATTTCCCGgctgttttagaccttgaattAGTAATGACATCATGATATATCTTCTTTTCATGCATAACCAAGGTGGAAGATTGTATATACAAAGAAGAACCGGCCATGTACTATGACGACTACTTAGGCTTCCATATGGATTAATTCCATTAGAACTAAGTCCGAACCGAATATTTCTAATTCTCGACCAAATTCTTTAAAACTGGAATTAATATTTCTCCATTGAGGGGAATCAGCCACATGTCTTATTTTTTCGTCTATTTTACGATCGGCATGCCATCGTATTAATTTGCATCTTTCGCGTTTGCAAACAACCGTTTTAATCTAGGCACAATAGGCAGATACCACAATACTTTAGCAGGCGGACCTTTCTTTTTCACATCAGTGGTTTGTTCTGTATGATTATTCTGCTTATACCGTGATGTACCGCATGTGATACACTTATCTAGATCTGCATACTGGTTTCTATATAACATAAAGTCTTTTGGACATGCATGTATTCTTTTGATTTCCATTCCCATTGGACACATTAGTTTTTTTACTTCATATGTTGAAATAGGTAACTCGTTATCTTGAGGAAGTATATCATTCAAAAGCTTTAGAAGATTTGTGAAACTTGTATCACTCCAACCATTGTTTGCTTTTAGgttaaatagtttcaaaacagCAGATAGTTTGGTATACTTCATACACCCGGTATACAATGGTTTTTCTGAGTTGTCAAATAATTGTTGAAAATGTTCATAATCCTTTTCAGCGACATTGTCCTCCCAATCATGTAAAATTCCAGATAAGTCATCGTATTTGTCATTGTTTGAATCATTGTTATCATCATTAAACTCTGAAAAAACCTCATTACGATTAACCAATGTCTCCCTGTGTCGTGACCAACATATATAATCTCTCATAAACCCACGAATTATTAAATGTTCCTGTACTTCGGCAGAATCAATGCACATACGACAGTCCTGACAATCTACACAAGAACACCATATGTAGCTTTCTCCTTTATTCACCCGATTTTCCTCTGCAGCTTTAAGAAAACCACCCAAACATGCCAAATATTCATCACATGAATGTTTAATTCTATACACCCAGTAACTACGATCCATCTTTATTACATAAACCATATATTAATAACATGCATGTAGGACTAACAATAAATCTAAAGGCATTTGTCATTTACCTAATACAAATTTAATCTTACGAAAATATGACTGAGTGTTTGAAAGTAATAAAAATACCTTATCTTTACTCGTTAGACAAGATGAGTAATGTATTGTTTGATGATTCAATAAGCTTCAACAAATATTCCTGCAATATTCAAACAAACAGTAAATCAAGTCATATAACGAGTTATGTAATAAAAtaagttgttattattattattattattattattattattattattttgattggGTTTTAATACTAAAACAAATcatattatttgttatatgagtaGCTAAAAATTGTTTATGTAATTGATAGATATTAAATAGAAATGCATATAAATAACTtttttataacatcaaatattatagaaaaaactGATTTAGTGGAAGGCAGGACTTTCTTTATTTTTCCCGCCAAATGTCTCTTTCACCTTCTACCCTATCAATGTCTGCATCGTGTCTTTCATACTCTACCGTAGTCACATATCAAAACCTCCGAAAACATAATCTTATATGGCGATCTTTTACCAATAAGTTGATTCCCTCTTTCAATCTACCATATTTTGTATATTTTCCCCCAAAAGCCCAACTAGATATCTACGGTTGATAACCTTTACTATCCCAGAATGTGAGTCGCCCCTGTTCTGCAACCTTCCATCATATAACCCCAAAATGCTCACCAAAAGGCTCACCAAAAGGCTCACCAAAAGGCTCAGGTGATGGGTTTGCTAGCTTGCCACTCTCTTGTTATTTTTTCAGATTAACATTTGAATGCAATTATTAAAGTTCAGTTATATCTGTTCTTTACTTCTTATTTGTTGTTGCAGGTTTATTCCAAGGTTTGGAGAAGAAACAGGGAAAAAAGAAGAAAACGATGTCACCGCTTAAGGTTTAAGGTGTTTCCATTGTCTACACTAGTTACTTTTGTTATGCAATTATTATATAACTATTCTGCATTGATCGTTATCAGCTTATCCTCAATGGCAGTAAATTTGAAAAACAGTCAAACAAATGTTTTGGGCAGGGTGTTTTTGTTAGTGGTTTAGATACATGAATACCATAAACAAAAAAAGTATAAGACGTATTTTAAGTATCAATATCTAAGAATTCTAATATTACAAGactatttatcacataaacaatacCAATGAAGACCCTCAGAAAGGTCAAATGAAAATTGACTTAAATTTAGAGCTACTTTGATAACACTCTTGGTCATATAAATTTAAAGCTAGTTTGATAACAGTATTGTTGatgcttcttttttttttttaaaagaaaattgagTTACAAAATCTCGTTGACAGGAACTATAAATATGAATTGTATTCATTCCAAATGGTCAAACAAAAGAAGGCAAGTTGATGACTATAGATGAATGAAGTTGAGCTATAAATGCTACAATTTGCTTGTGACTTTTAAATTTACGTCATCTATACGTCATCTATTTTAAAATACCAACTACATTTTAATTTtacaataaaatattataaaaaagaatagaaaaagaaaaataaattctAAATTGTTTATTACAGAAGGACCACAACTCTTATCATCTTTGAACCCATTTATTTAGATTGCTAAAATAAAATATTGGTGTGATACACTGCAATTTGTAGTTTATAAAATCTAAACCAGAGTAAACACCATGGTCAGATTAGAGGTACATACTTGGACTTAATAAGGAAGAACACATGTGTTGTAGCTAATAGTTTCCATCTCAGTCATATGTGATCTTTTAATTTTCTGCATGTATAAGGAAAATATAAACTTATGAAAATATTTTCTCGTTTAGCTTAGTGGAACAGCAAAGAATTGTAAatcaattaaaacaaaatttgatTAGCATTGGAGATACATACCAAGCAGCTTCTAGCTTCCTtctcttgatttttttttcccGTGTATGCTTTGTGTGTGTTATGGGAGGAATAAATAGGAATGAACAAGATAATCTTAGGAATTAGTGGTAATTATCCTCCCAAATAGTTGTATCAATATATGttaagttttaaaatttaaattttgtttatgaatggttatgtttttaattttaaatataatttattttagtgataatcttcTTTGTTTTTGGCAGAACCGCTTATTCTATGATatgctaaaaatataatatattttttcttGAATATCTTTCGATctgttttagtttattttattatattatattttttttgtgtgtgtattTTCATCAGATCATCagctttataatttaaatatttgatttttcttATAATATTTGTTGTCCTTTTGAAAAGTGAAGGCTAATCGACAAGGTTAAGATTAATTTTGCTTTATCATTGTCCCTCACACGTCTGTACCCTTATCAGGCTATAATAAATGCTCTTAACCCTCTTATATTCTTCTCCTACTTGATAGTAACATCACAACTTTTTTTTTACTTCTGTTAATTATAAGCATCCTATCTAACTGTTTCAATAAAATGTTTGTATACGTATGTGTGTGTGAACAATATAACTTGTCAGACAAGGAGTTCCATTGCTAGTGTGGTGTAATTCGTGATTTTGATGTTGTATATTGTGAATTAAATCTTGATTTTGCTAATAAAATTAACACATAATTAGAGATGAGCAGTTAGTATCATTTCCCGATCCTCTAACAGTACCAAATTCATCGGGGACCCGACTGATTGCAGGTACCTTGTTTGTTTTGCTTTATTAGCATATTCCATTTTGGTAGAGCATAAAAGGTTAACAAGTATGTATTGATGATGTATTTTTTAAGTAGGAAGTAAGGAGTGTTAAGTGTTACAAATCTACATCAATGTTACCTCTGATTTTAACAATATAAAAGGTCAccaatttgttttgacttttaaatttcatATGAGTTTGATTTTAACAATATAAAAGGTCAccaatttgttttgacttttaaatttcatATGAGTTATAACTTTACTTCATATTCCTATAAAGTTACAAATTCATAATCTTTAATCAATTGATGACAACTAAATTAGTGCAAATTTACAATCACTTTCACATTTCATATTAAATATAACTTGTTTTACTTTACAAAGTATGTGGAAGATAACTACGTCCTTAGGGTAAAAGGATAGCATGTATCCAAGAACATGTAATCTCCAAAATAGCCTTTGATTAGctttattaattgtttaaaaaTAGGAATCAATGGTGCACCATATCTATAATGACCTGCTAGACAATCTTAAACAAGATCTTATAAATTAGAAATTAGTGTATGAGTCTAAACAAATAACTAAACAACCGGATAATAATCCTTATTCAAATAAAAGACTCATACTAACTTTCCTTTTTTATTGTTTAGCCTTGAAGCTACCCTACTTCCACATTAGATAGACCTGGCCAAATTAAGCCAAACAGTCCAAGCTTATCATAGTCCTTCATCATGATCTGACCATAAGTGAGTGGTGTCGTCAACATCATCTTCTCGAAGACTAAAGCCAAACCGGTCTTTTGACTTTCCCTTGATGTTCAACATTAAGGCTATCAAGCTTTCACAAACACTTTTTTCGATATGCATAACGTCCACACAATGGTGAGCCTGCAAGTATTCATAGTCTGAATGTTTATTTCCATGTTTCCAGTAACTAGGATCCATCTGTAATT containing:
- the LOC111915408 gene encoding uncharacterized protein LOC111915408; the protein is MDRSYWVYRIKHSCDEYLACLGGFLKAAEENRVNKGESYIWCSCVDCQDCRMCIDSAEVQEHLIIRGFMRDYICWSRHRETLVNRNEVFSEFNDDNNDSNNDKYDDLSGILHDWEDNVAEKDYEHFQQLFDNSEKPLYTGCMKYTKLSAVLKLFNLKANNGWSDTSFTNLLKLLNDILPQDNELPISTYEVKKLMCPMGMEIKRIHACPKDFMLYRNQYADLDKCITCGTSRYKQNNHTEQTTDVKKKGPPAKVLWYLPIVPRLKRLFANAKDAN
- the LOC128132334 gene encoding uncharacterized protein LOC128132334, whose protein sequence is MVFNGKTEERTARKPLRGETVFSRVENLNVTFGKFKALLLNIKGKSKDEINVREDMVEMGILPELAPIRNPRKRTYLPVACYTMSKDEKTKFCKCLHGVKVSSGYSANIKKLVSMKELKLFGMKSHDCHVLMAHMIPIAIRGILPDRIRHTITKLCLFFNMIHSKVIDPEVLDSWESNIILTLCQLEMYFPPSFFDVMVYLTSHIVREIKYCGPVFLRYMYPFERYMGILKGYVRNRHRQEGSIVEGYATEEVIEYCTDYLQGVYSIGIPKSQHKGRLVGSGTIRLKKIIPNQEDLQLAHFTILQHMTIIAPYINEHKRTLEFSNRGRSNRWLVNEHNKTFSQWLKDKVRDSVDQVVVHLRNGPDDLVATYQGYNINGYTIYTNQQDEIWELKYDSIIIPMLKCKCVDNQRGVKVDNDGFTVVDLTTNGYVSEPFILAKQATQVFYVEDPRESGKHIVMHSKRHILGVDDVVDEEEYDQFDELPPFIIGIASSNDDVDDTTYLRAFETYEKNTSIPIVWKLTECNQVGVLECELSGHYVMNWIFDFVLNRQHGFQSRFGTLWNDKTAFEEKALVTTVATLAREFLKNFMNDVVVV